DNA sequence from the Alteribacter lacisalsi genome:
CACGGCTATATGGACCATTCTGGTGGTCTGAGTACAAGTGTGAACGGTTTTCTCGAGCAGTCGTATGAAGTTATATCTGTTGATCTGCCGGGTCATGGCCTTTCGGACGGAGACAGAGGGGCGATTCGTGATTTCTCCCACTATGTTGACGCAGTAAAAGCGGGCTGGGATGAGGCACAGGTTTACAGGTCAGAAGGGCCGGTTTATGGGCTCGGCCACAGCACCGGCGGAGCCGTTCTTTTTCACGGGGTGAGTGAAGGAGTGATCTCCATGGAGGCGCTCATGCTGGCTGGCCCTTTGTATCATCCTTATCAGTGGAAATGGGTCAGACTGCTTTTGCCTGTAGCCAGCAGATGGGTAACGAAGAAAAAGCGCCGTTTTAAGCAGAATTCAAAAGATGAGCGGTATCATCAGTTCTTAAAGCATGATCCCCTGCAGGTTCAGGAGCTGCCCACGTCATGGCTTATGGCTCTTACCGAATGGCAAAAAGATATTCTTTCCTGTTCCAATGTAAGCGTTCCAGTCTATCTCCTCCAGGGGACGAAGGACACGACCGTACAATGGGAGGAGAATGTCGAGTTTTTCAGTGACAAATGCGACGACCTCCAGGTAGCGCTGTTTGAAGGGGCCGGTCACCAGATTCTTAATGAAAAGCAGCCGATCAGAGCCCTTGTATTTGAGCGGATCGCTGCCTTTATGAAGATGACCGGTAACCATAACCGGCCTGGTGTAACGGAAGAAACAGGAGACTGATTAAGCCCGGTCAAGGGCGCAGCCACGGTCCTCGTGGCTTTTTTGGTACCACCGAATGTAAAAAAGAACTAAAAAAGAAGTCAGAGATATGCTAATATGGAATCATTCTGTTAAACTTGTTCCATAGATACAAAGGTTTAATCCGGTTCAGACTTGAATGAATTATTTATCATATAAACTTACACCAAGCAGGTGATCGAGTGAAAAATGAACGGCGAGATTTTGTAGAAGCGCTCCTTGCAGGAGACCAGGGTGAGTCATTCCACATTGTGAACAGGCTCAGGGAAACCCAATCCCGTCTCAGCATCTATCATAATCTGGTTACTCCGGCAATGTATGACATTGGCCGCCTGTGGGAGGAAAACAAAATCTCTGTTGCCGATGAACATCTGGCAACCGGCGTGTGTGATTTTGTACTTTCCCAGACCGAGTTTGACCTGGTCCAAAAACCGCTAAGCAGTAAAAAACCGAAAGCAATGTTCTTTTCAATTGCGGACGAGTGGCACCAGCTTGGCATTAAGATGGTCTCTATACTCTTTAAGGAACATGGATGGAATGTCCGTTACCTGAATGCAAATCTGCCGCAGGATCACGCGCTGAATAATGCAAAGGTGTGGAAGCCGGATTTAATCGGGATGTCCATTTCACTTGCGTACCGTGCTCCTGATTTATCGGGGTATATTGAAGCGTTTGAAAAACTCCCATCCAAGCCAGCGATCATGATCGGCGGAAGAGTAATGGCGAATTATAATTTGTCTTCAATTGTCTCCCACAATACGCTGGTCATGAAGGACCTACCTGAATTGAATGACTGGCTGATAATGAATAAACAAAACAGGCGGGATGGAATCAATGCTAAATCAAATACCACTTCCCTATATTAGGATTAACTCACAATTTGATATTCTTCATATTTCCGATCGTGGCAAACAGGAGTTTCATGGTGTTGGCTCCTTTCTTGACATGATTGACCGTGAAAGCCGGGAAAAGGCGAGAAAAACACTCGAAAAAAGGAAGAATTCGTTTTTCCTGGAACTGAATCTGCAGACAAAAAAGCAGCCGATTACCCTGTTTGACGTTTATGGGCATTGGAATGGAAACGGGGAAGCGCACATTATTATCGTCTCAAAAGACGGGCGGATGCAAAAAGTCGAATCCCAGCTGCTTACGCTTCAGAAAAGGTTAAGGAACACGAATTTTGAGCTCTATGAAAAAAATGAAGAGCTTGAGGAATCCATTTTACGAAACAACAGCCTGTCTGGTCCCTTTATTACACTAAGCGATGAAGTCGCTCTCGTGCCCATCTATGGTGACCTTCACGAGGACAAGCTGTTCGCTGTAAGAGAAAACATTTACAATGCGGTATACAGAGGCGATTATCAGAAAGTTCTGGTTGACTTTACCGGCGTTGGAACAATTGAGCAGGATGGTATTAACGGCATTAAGGAAATTATACTGACACTTGACTATATGGGCGTTGATGTGATTCTTATTGGCATTCAGCCTCAGCATGCGAGACAGATGAAGGTGTTTATGGATGATCTGCAAGTAACATGCATTCAGTCAGCGAAGGAAGCAATCCGTAGATTTTTAATTCAATCATAACATTCAGGATCACTCTCAAAAATGCAGGGAGTGGTCTTTTTTTAAGCTGTTTTCGTATAAATTGCTGCTTTTCCTTAAAATTGAAGCTGGCGGTGGCGAAGCCCCGAAGGGTGATTTTCCCGAGGAGGCTGAGGTGTTGCACGCGGAAAGCGTCTGCCTGCAACGAAAAAATAACAATTTTTCTGAAAGCAGCTTTTATAAATGATTATTTAACCAGGGGGGATGACAATGGCTGTTGTTGAAAGAAGTAAGCCGGGTAATTCGAAAACAAAACGTGCTTTACAGGTGTTCGCTCTCATTCTTTGCATATGGATGGGGATTTATTTGTTTCCTGTCAGTGAGCGGCCGCCTCAGCCATTTTTTCAGAACCAGGAAGGCCCTCTTGTTATCGCCCATCAGGGAGGAGAACATCTGGCCCCCTCCAATACGCTGGAGGCATTTGAAAATGCCGAGGAGCTGGGAGCAGATGTGCTGGAATTCGATGTACATATTACTGCAGATGGTGTACCGGTGGCGATTCATGATGCAACGGTAGACAGAACCACAGACGGCACAGGCACGGTGAATGACATGACATTCGATGAGATTAAAGTACTGGATGCAGGAGATTATTTTCAGGATTCGAACGGGGAGTACAGTTACAGGGGGCAGGGTGTCACCATCCCATCCGTGGAGGAAATCCTTGAAAATTTCGGTCATATGAAGCTGAACATCGAACTTAAAGCCACCAACAACCCTGATCAACATGAGGAACTCGTTCACTCTGTGTGGGACCTGATCAGAACATATGAAATGGAAGAAAAGGTGCTCATTGCAAGCTTTGAACAGGATTTGATTGACCGCTTTCGTGAGGTGTCCGGCGGGGCAGCCGTTAGCGGCGGAAGGCAGGAGGTTACAAGGTTCGTTCTTCTGCACAAATTATTTCTGAACAGTATCTATTCCCCAACAGTTGATGCCGTGCAGATTCCGGTGGAGGAGAGTATTTTTAATCTTGCAGACCATTCACTCATAAGAGGTGCCCATAACCGTGGAATGGAGGTCCATTACTGGACGATTAATGATGAGGAAACGATGGAAAAACTAATTGAGCTTGGGGCAGACGGCATCATTACCGACCGCCCGGATCTCCTGCTGGAGCTGCTGGGCAGATAATTCAGGATGCAGGTACTAATAAATCTCAATTCAGTATGCTTGTTCGATATTATTTATCTACAGATGTTCTCTTTTCCCGAGGCTCTCTGATTCCCTGTTCCACAGCAAGTTCAGAAGCCACCCTTGGGGCAAGCCACAGGAGCGGGAGAAGAATGAACGATACTGGTACAGCTGTAACTACAATAAACGACTGCAGGGCATTGACACTGCCCTCCCCAATATAAAGAAGAACTGAGGCAACTGCTCCCATAATACCTGCCCAGAAAACCCGGAGTGCACTCGATGGATCCCCGGTCCCCGTTACTGCCATTGATATAGTATAGCTCATTGAGTCACTCGTTGTTGCGACGAAAATGACGGTCACGATCAGAAATGCGACGGCAATGAACCATCCGGCCGGCAGTTGAGTGACGATGGCAATCATGGATGCAGGCAGACCACTTTCATTCAGGGGCTCAGAAACAGAACCGGAATTCAAGAGCTCAAGGTGAATTCCAGTACCTCCGACGACAGTAAACCAGAAATTGGTTACCACCGGAGCGATAACAGCCACCGCCACGACGAGCTCCCGAATTGTCCGGCCTCTAGAGATCCGGCTAATAAAAATGGCCATCATCGGACCGTAACCAATAAACCACCCCCAGAAAAACACAGTCCAGAAAGCCAGCCAGCCCGGGTCATCCCTGTAAAGGCTCATCGGCAGAAATTCGCGGAGGTAAACACCGTAAGAGCCGATAAACTGGTCAATAATAAAGCCGCCGGGACCGACGAGCAGAATGGCTACGATTAAAACGAAGGTGAATATAACGTTAAATCTGCTCAGAATCTGAATCCCTTTATGGATACCGGTAACAGCGGATACCGCTGCAATGCCCACCAGGCCAATGACGATCAGCAGCTGTGTCAAAAACGTATTCGGAATACCAAAAAGAACGTCAAGGCCGTATGCAACCTGCAGCCCTAAAAAACCGATCGGTCCGATCGTCCCTGCAGCTACAGCAATGATTGAAAAAGAATCAATGAGTGTACCCATAGGGCTGTTTTTCATCAGCTTTTCCCCAAACACCGGGTAAAGAAGTGTTCTTGGTTTCAGGGGCATCCCTTTATGATAATGTCCGTACATAAGTACGATGGCACCGAGCGTCCCGAGAATTGCCCAGGCCAGAAAGCCCCAGTCAAGAAATGAGACCGCCAGAGCAGGCGAAACGGCTTCCGGTGATCCGGGCTCGACCCCCCAGAACATCGGTGGCGTATCAATAAAATGATACATCGGTTCGGCAGCGGCCCAGAATACTCCGCCTCCGGCAAGGAGTGTACACATAATAATTGAAATCCATTTGAAGGTGCTCATTTCAGGTGAATCCAGCTTTCCAAGGCGAATTCTGCCTGTTGCAGTGAAGGCAAGTATGATAGCAATGATAAAGGTGGCCAGCATCAGAATCTGCCAGAAAGCACCGAAATAACCGGCTGCAAATCCGAACCCTGCATCTACCAGACCAGCAACAAAATCCACATCAATCAGTGCAGCCGCGACAAACAGAAACAGCAGACCTCCGCTAATGATCGTAACCGGCCAGTCAAAGCGCATTGTATTTTTCAAGTAAACGTCCCCCTGTTCATAATGACACTTCCTATTTATAGCGTCTGTTCTTTCACAGTCGTTTATACTACGGGTTTGACTGTCTCCTGTAAAGCGTCAGGGTAACCAGAGGAGTCTGTCATAACATTGAAAAACATGTTAAGATAGTACAGTTGACTAGAGGGTTCGAAATTCCCTCCCCTCGCAGCCAAAAAAACTAGGGAGTGAAAATGGTGGAATTTAAAATACCGGACCGGGTCGAAAAGCTCGGTGAAGATATTCAGAAGAAGGAACTC
Encoded proteins:
- a CDS encoding cobalamin B12-binding domain-containing protein gives rise to the protein MKNERRDFVEALLAGDQGESFHIVNRLRETQSRLSIYHNLVTPAMYDIGRLWEENKISVADEHLATGVCDFVLSQTEFDLVQKPLSSKKPKAMFFSIADEWHQLGIKMVSILFKEHGWNVRYLNANLPQDHALNNAKVWKPDLIGMSISLAYRAPDLSGYIEAFEKLPSKPAIMIGGRVMANYNLSSIVSHNTLVMKDLPELNDWLIMNKQNRRDGINAKSNTTSLY
- a CDS encoding BCCT family transporter, with translation MRFDWPVTIISGGLLFLFVAAALIDVDFVAGLVDAGFGFAAGYFGAFWQILMLATFIIAIILAFTATGRIRLGKLDSPEMSTFKWISIIMCTLLAGGGVFWAAAEPMYHFIDTPPMFWGVEPGSPEAVSPALAVSFLDWGFLAWAILGTLGAIVLMYGHYHKGMPLKPRTLLYPVFGEKLMKNSPMGTLIDSFSIIAVAAGTIGPIGFLGLQVAYGLDVLFGIPNTFLTQLLIVIGLVGIAAVSAVTGIHKGIQILSRFNVIFTFVLIVAILLVGPGGFIIDQFIGSYGVYLREFLPMSLYRDDPGWLAFWTVFFWGWFIGYGPMMAIFISRISRGRTIRELVVAVAVIAPVVTNFWFTVVGGTGIHLELLNSGSVSEPLNESGLPASMIAIVTQLPAGWFIAVAFLIVTVIFVATTSDSMSYTISMAVTGTGDPSSALRVFWAGIMGAVASVLLYIGEGSVNALQSFIVVTAVPVSFILLPLLWLAPRVASELAVEQGIREPREKRTSVDK
- a CDS encoding STAS domain-containing protein, whose amino-acid sequence is MLNQIPLPYIRINSQFDILHISDRGKQEFHGVGSFLDMIDRESREKARKTLEKRKNSFFLELNLQTKKQPITLFDVYGHWNGNGEAHIIIVSKDGRMQKVESQLLTLQKRLRNTNFELYEKNEELEESILRNNSLSGPFITLSDEVALVPIYGDLHEDKLFAVRENIYNAVYRGDYQKVLVDFTGVGTIEQDGINGIKEIILTLDYMGVDVILIGIQPQHARQMKVFMDDLQVTCIQSAKEAIRRFLIQS
- a CDS encoding alpha/beta hydrolase, which gives rise to MSWERDISWTGTLAESLPGLEQTNPHLKLPELDHYLNYYQYNMKKTAAYRCGRITTERSSVFVQIFTPPKPKGTVLLIHGYMDHSGGLSTSVNGFLEQSYEVISVDLPGHGLSDGDRGAIRDFSHYVDAVKAGWDEAQVYRSEGPVYGLGHSTGGAVLFHGVSEGVISMEALMLAGPLYHPYQWKWVRLLLPVASRWVTKKKRRFKQNSKDERYHQFLKHDPLQVQELPTSWLMALTEWQKDILSCSNVSVPVYLLQGTKDTTVQWEENVEFFSDKCDDLQVALFEGAGHQILNEKQPIRALVFERIAAFMKMTGNHNRPGVTEETGD
- a CDS encoding glycerophosphodiester phosphodiesterase; this encodes MAVVERSKPGNSKTKRALQVFALILCIWMGIYLFPVSERPPQPFFQNQEGPLVIAHQGGEHLAPSNTLEAFENAEELGADVLEFDVHITADGVPVAIHDATVDRTTDGTGTVNDMTFDEIKVLDAGDYFQDSNGEYSYRGQGVTIPSVEEILENFGHMKLNIELKATNNPDQHEELVHSVWDLIRTYEMEEKVLIASFEQDLIDRFREVSGGAAVSGGRQEVTRFVLLHKLFLNSIYSPTVDAVQIPVEESIFNLADHSLIRGAHNRGMEVHYWTINDEETMEKLIELGADGIITDRPDLLLELLGR